In a single window of the Nocardiopsis composta genome:
- the rpsK gene encoding 30S ribosomal protein S11 produces MPPKGRQQGAARKVRRKEKKNIAHGHAHIKSTFNNTIVSITDPTGAVISWASSGQVGFKGSRKSTPFAAQMAAEAAARRAQEHGVRKVDVFVKGPGSGRETAIRSLQATGLEVGSIQDVTPVPHNGCRPPKRRRV; encoded by the coding sequence ATGCCGCCTAAGGGCCGCCAGCAGGGCGCCGCGCGCAAGGTGCGCCGCAAGGAAAAGAAGAACATCGCCCACGGGCATGCTCACATCAAGAGCACGTTCAACAACACCATCGTGAGCATCACCGACCCCACCGGTGCGGTGATCTCGTGGGCGAGCTCCGGGCAGGTCGGCTTCAAGGGGTCGCGCAAGTCCACCCCGTTCGCCGCGCAGATGGCCGCCGAGGCCGCCGCCCGCCGCGCCCAGGAGCACGGGGTGCGCAAGGTCGACGTCTTCGTCAAGGGTCCGGGCTCCGGCCGCGAGACCGCCATCCGCTCGCTCCAGGCCACCGGCCTGGAGGTGGGCTCCATCCAGGACGTCACGCCGGTGCCGCACAACGGCTGCCGTCCGCCGAAGCGCCGCCGGGTCTGA
- a CDS encoding DUF1707 domain-containing protein, with protein MADDSLDLRAGDAERDRVAKLLQENFAQGRLDSGEFSSRLESAYRARTRRELEAVTRDLPDGEAAVPEPAAVRVDLSGLPPERGVLRDPALLIPWGLWAGVNTLCFVIWLILFLTGEVSYPWFLWVLFPWGIVMLFITITLALLQRGGAEDDAEKG; from the coding sequence GTGGCGGATGACTCCCTCGACCTGAGGGCCGGAGACGCCGAACGGGATCGGGTGGCCAAGCTCCTGCAGGAGAACTTCGCGCAGGGGCGGCTGGACAGCGGGGAGTTCAGCTCCCGGCTGGAGTCGGCCTACCGGGCGCGCACCCGGCGCGAGCTGGAGGCGGTGACCCGGGACCTCCCGGACGGGGAGGCGGCCGTCCCCGAGCCCGCGGCGGTCCGCGTCGACCTCTCCGGGCTGCCGCCGGAGCGGGGCGTGCTGCGCGATCCCGCGCTGCTCATCCCGTGGGGGCTGTGGGCCGGGGTGAACACCCTCTGCTTCGTCATCTGGCTGATCCTCTTCCTCACCGGGGAGGTCAGCTACCCGTGGTTCCTCTGGGTGCTCTTCCCGTGGGGGATCGTGATGCTGTTCATCACCATCACCCTGGCCCTGCTGCAGCGCGGCGGCGCCGAGGACGACGCGGAGAAGGGGTAG
- the secY gene encoding preprotein translocase subunit SecY has product MLGAFVRAFRTPDLRNKLLFTIFILTVFRLGSVIPAPGINSAAIRDQLEAVQTADESGIYSLINLFSGGALLQLTVFALGIMPYITASIIINLLTVVIPRLEALKKEGQAGQAKITQYTRYLTLALAVLQSTSFIAMARSGQLFQQQIPVQSYMPNDDLLTLITMVFTMTAGTAVIMWFGELITERGVGNGMSLLIFTQVIAMFPSSIGTIWQEQDTWVFVLICIAGLVLIAGVVFIEQAQRRIPVHYAKRMVGRRMFGGSSTYIPLKVNQAGIIPVIFASSLLYLPQLAIGLFGQESDNAVVKFLNEYFVGGTHPVYMATFFVLIIGFAFFYVAITFNPAEVADNMKKYGGFIPGIRPGRPTAEYLDYVLTRLTTPGSLYLGFIALLPMVALGASGASQNFPFGGTSILIMVGVGLDTVKQIESHLQQRNYEGFLR; this is encoded by the coding sequence GTGCTAGGTGCGTTCGTTCGTGCGTTCCGCACGCCCGACCTGCGTAACAAGCTGCTGTTCACCATTTTCATCCTGACCGTCTTCCGGTTGGGATCGGTCATCCCGGCGCCGGGGATCAACTCCGCGGCCATCCGCGACCAGCTGGAGGCCGTCCAGACCGCTGACGAGTCGGGGATCTACTCCCTGATCAACCTGTTCAGCGGCGGAGCCCTGCTGCAGCTGACGGTGTTCGCGCTGGGCATCATGCCCTACATCACCGCGAGCATCATCATCAACCTGCTCACCGTGGTGATCCCGCGACTGGAGGCCCTCAAGAAGGAGGGGCAGGCCGGTCAGGCGAAGATCACCCAGTACACCCGCTATCTGACGCTGGCGCTGGCGGTCCTGCAGTCCACGAGCTTCATCGCGATGGCGCGCAGCGGGCAGCTGTTCCAGCAGCAGATCCCGGTGCAGAGCTACATGCCCAACGACGACCTGCTGACCCTGATCACCATGGTGTTCACCATGACGGCGGGGACCGCGGTCATCATGTGGTTCGGTGAGCTGATCACCGAGCGCGGCGTCGGCAACGGCATGTCCCTGCTGATCTTCACCCAGGTCATCGCGATGTTCCCGTCCTCGATCGGGACCATCTGGCAGGAGCAGGACACCTGGGTCTTCGTGCTCATCTGCATCGCGGGCCTGGTGCTGATCGCCGGCGTGGTCTTCATCGAGCAGGCGCAGCGCCGGATCCCGGTGCACTACGCCAAGCGGATGGTGGGCCGGCGGATGTTCGGCGGCAGCTCCACCTACATCCCGCTCAAGGTGAACCAGGCCGGCATCATCCCGGTCATCTTCGCCTCCTCGCTGCTGTACCTCCCGCAGCTGGCCATCGGCCTGTTCGGGCAGGAGTCCGACAACGCCGTTGTGAAGTTTCTCAACGAGTACTTCGTCGGGGGCACGCATCCGGTCTACATGGCCACGTTCTTCGTACTGATCATCGGGTTCGCCTTCTTCTACGTGGCCATCACCTTCAACCCCGCTGAAGTCGCCGACAACATGAAGAAGTACGGTGGGTTCATCCCGGGTATCCGGCCCGGGCGTCCGACCGCGGAGTACCTGGACTACGTCCTGACCCGGCTGACGACCCCCGGATCCCTGTACCTCGGGTTCATCGCTCTGCTGCCGATGGTGGCTCTGGGCGCGTCCGGCGCGTCGCAGAACTTCCCGTTCGGCGGTACGAGCATCCTGATCATGGTCGGTGTCGGGCTGGACACGGTGAAACAGATCGAGTCTCACCTCCAGCAGCGGAACTACGAAGGTTTTCTGCGATAG
- a CDS encoding DNA-directed RNA polymerase subunit alpha, with the protein MLIAQRPTLSEESLSELRSKFVIEPLEPGFGYTIGNSLRRTLLSSIPGAAVTSIRIEGVEHEFTTVPGVKEDVTEIILNLKGLVVSSEHDEPVLMYLRKQGPGVVTAADIAPPAGVEVHNPDLHIATLNGKGKLEMELTVERGRGYVSATQNKQPGQEIGRIPIDSIYSPVLRVTYKVEATRVEQRTDFDRLILDIETKPCIRPRDAVASAGKTLVELFGLARELNVDAEGIDMGPSPTDAALAADLALPIEDLNLTVRSYNCLKREGIHSVGELVARSEQDLLDIRNFGAKSIEEVKQKLIDMGLSLKDSPPGFDPSSAADSYGSDDDQSYVETEQY; encoded by the coding sequence ATGCTGATCGCTCAGCGTCCGACCCTCTCCGAGGAGAGCCTGTCGGAGCTCCGGTCCAAGTTCGTCATCGAGCCGCTGGAGCCGGGCTTCGGCTACACCATCGGCAACTCGCTCCGGCGGACCCTGCTCTCCTCCATCCCCGGTGCGGCCGTCACCAGCATCCGCATCGAGGGCGTCGAGCACGAGTTCACCACCGTGCCCGGCGTCAAGGAGGACGTCACCGAGATCATCCTGAACCTCAAGGGCCTCGTCGTCTCCTCCGAGCACGACGAGCCGGTTCTGATGTACCTGCGCAAGCAGGGTCCCGGTGTCGTCACCGCAGCGGACATCGCCCCGCCGGCGGGGGTCGAGGTGCACAACCCCGACCTGCACATCGCCACCCTCAACGGCAAGGGCAAGCTGGAGATGGAGCTGACGGTCGAGCGCGGCCGCGGTTACGTCTCGGCGACCCAGAACAAGCAGCCCGGCCAGGAGATCGGCCGCATCCCGATCGACTCCATCTACTCGCCGGTCCTGCGGGTCACCTACAAGGTCGAGGCCACCCGTGTCGAGCAGCGCACCGACTTCGACCGGCTGATCCTGGACATCGAGACCAAGCCGTGCATCCGGCCGCGTGACGCCGTCGCGAGCGCCGGCAAGACGCTGGTCGAGCTGTTCGGGCTGGCGCGGGAGCTCAACGTCGACGCCGAGGGCATCGACATGGGCCCGTCCCCCACGGACGCCGCGCTCGCCGCCGACCTGGCGCTGCCGATCGAGGACCTCAACCTGACGGTTCGCTCCTACAACTGCCTCAAGCGGGAGGGGATCCACAGCGTGGGCGAGCTGGTCGCCCGCTCCGAGCAGGACCTCCTGGACATCCGCAACTTCGGTGCCAAGTCCATCGAGGAGGTCAAGCAGAAGCTCATCGACATGGGCCTCTCGCTGAAGGACTCCCCGCCCGGATTCGACCCGAGCAGCGCGGCGGACTCCTACGGTTCCGACGACGACCAGTCCTACGTCGAGACCGAGCAGTACTAG
- the map gene encoding type I methionyl aminopeptidase — MFRKARPDIQLKSAEQIAKMREAGKVVARALNEVRAAAAPGVSTLDLDQIAERVIRDAGAIPSFKGYGGGGGVPAFPGSICASVNEEVVHGIPRADRVLREGDTVSVDCGAILDGWHGDSAITVAVGEVSEADRKMMDVCRESMWRGIDQLRPGRRLGDIGHAIDSYMRSQGRYGNVQEYGGHGIGTEMHMEPHVLNYGRPGKGIELVEGMVLAIEPMTNRGTRHVAVLEDAWTVVTRDGARSAHFEHTVAVTADGPLVLTAREDDRDDIERRGFPDPGL; from the coding sequence ATGTTCCGCAAGGCCCGGCCGGACATCCAGCTCAAGTCGGCGGAGCAGATCGCCAAGATGCGCGAGGCCGGCAAGGTGGTGGCGCGCGCGCTGAACGAGGTGCGTGCCGCCGCGGCCCCCGGGGTCTCCACGCTCGACCTGGACCAGATCGCCGAGCGGGTGATCCGGGACGCCGGCGCGATCCCCTCCTTCAAGGGCTACGGGGGCGGCGGCGGTGTCCCGGCCTTCCCCGGCTCCATCTGCGCCTCGGTCAACGAGGAGGTCGTGCACGGCATCCCGCGGGCCGACCGGGTGCTGCGCGAGGGGGACACCGTCTCGGTGGACTGCGGCGCGATCCTGGACGGCTGGCACGGCGACTCGGCGATCACGGTCGCGGTCGGCGAGGTCTCCGAGGCCGACCGGAAGATGATGGACGTCTGCCGGGAGTCCATGTGGCGCGGTATCGACCAGCTGCGCCCCGGGCGCCGGCTCGGCGACATCGGCCACGCCATCGACTCCTACATGCGCTCCCAGGGGCGCTACGGCAACGTCCAGGAGTACGGCGGGCACGGCATCGGCACCGAGATGCACATGGAGCCGCACGTGCTCAACTACGGGCGGCCCGGCAAGGGCATCGAGCTGGTGGAGGGCATGGTGCTCGCCATCGAGCCGATGACCAACCGGGGCACCCGGCACGTCGCGGTGCTGGAGGACGCCTGGACCGTGGTCACCCGGGACGGGGCGCGCTCCGCGCACTTCGAGCACACCGTCGCGGTCACCGCGGACGGGCCGCTGGTGCTCACCGCCCGGGAGGACGACCGGGACGACATCGAACGGCGCGGCTTCCCCGACCCGGGGCTGTAG
- the rpmJ gene encoding 50S ribosomal protein L36 has product MKVKPSVKKICAKCRVIRRHGRIMVICSDPRHKQRQG; this is encoded by the coding sequence ATGAAGGTCAAGCCGAGCGTCAAGAAGATCTGCGCGAAGTGCCGAGTGATCCGCCGCCACGGCCGGATCATGGTCATCTGCTCGGACCCGCGCCACAAGCAGCGCCAGGGCTGA
- the rpsE gene encoding 30S ribosomal protein S5 — MAAAPRRGAGGERRDRRDDRRGGAADKGVSYIEKVVTINRVAKVVKGGRRFSFTALVVVGDGNGMVGVGYGKAKEVPAAIAKGVEEAKKNFFRVPRIQGTITHQVQGEDAAGVVLLRPAAPGTGVIAGGPVRAVLECAGIHDVLSKSLGSSNPLNIVHATVAALKGLNRPEEIAARRGLPVEDVAPAAMLRARAEAKAGA, encoded by the coding sequence ATGGCTGCAGCTCCGCGGCGCGGCGCCGGTGGCGAGCGGCGTGACCGCCGTGACGATCGCCGCGGCGGCGCCGCAGACAAGGGTGTCTCCTACATCGAGAAGGTCGTGACCATCAACCGGGTCGCCAAGGTCGTCAAGGGCGGCCGGCGGTTCAGCTTCACCGCGCTGGTCGTCGTCGGCGACGGCAACGGCATGGTGGGCGTGGGTTACGGCAAGGCCAAGGAAGTTCCGGCCGCCATCGCCAAGGGCGTCGAGGAGGCGAAGAAGAACTTCTTCCGCGTCCCGCGCATCCAGGGCACCATCACGCACCAGGTGCAGGGTGAGGACGCCGCCGGCGTCGTCCTGCTGCGCCCGGCCGCCCCGGGTACCGGTGTGATCGCCGGCGGTCCGGTCCGCGCCGTGCTGGAGTGCGCCGGCATCCACGACGTGCTCAGCAAGTCGCTCGGCTCGTCCAACCCGCTGAACATCGTGCACGCCACCGTGGCGGCGCTGAAGGGCCTGAACCGCCCGGAGGAGATCGCGGCCCGCCGCGGCCTGCCGGTCGAGGACGTCGCCCCGGCCGCCATGCTGCGCGCCCGCGCGGAAGCGAAGGCGGGTGCCTGA
- the rpmD gene encoding 50S ribosomal protein L30 — protein sequence MAKLKITQVRSKIGGTAKQHDNLRSLGLGKIGRSVVREDRPEVRGQITIVAHLVSVEEVDE from the coding sequence ATGGCGAAGCTGAAGATCACGCAGGTCCGCTCCAAGATCGGCGGCACCGCGAAGCAGCACGACAACCTGCGCTCGCTGGGTCTGGGCAAGATCGGGCGCTCCGTCGTCCGCGAGGACCGCCCTGAGGTCCGCGGCCAGATCACGATCGTTGCGCACCTCGTTTCCGTCGAGGAGGTCGACGAATGA
- the rpsM gene encoding 30S ribosomal protein S13: protein MARLSGVDLPRDKRVEIALTYVFGIGRTRAHETLKNTGVNPDTRVHQLTEDELGRLRDWIDANYQVEGDLRREVQADIRRKMEIACYQGIRHRRGLPVHGQRTQTNARTRKGKKKTVAGKKKAGKK, encoded by the coding sequence ATGGCACGCCTTTCCGGCGTCGACCTCCCGCGCGACAAGCGCGTGGAGATCGCTCTCACCTACGTTTTCGGGATCGGCCGCACCCGCGCGCACGAGACCCTCAAGAACACCGGGGTCAACCCCGACACCCGTGTGCACCAGCTCACCGAGGACGAGCTCGGCCGCCTGCGCGACTGGATCGACGCGAACTACCAGGTCGAGGGCGACCTGCGCCGCGAGGTCCAGGCCGACATCCGCCGCAAGATGGAGATCGCCTGCTACCAGGGCATCCGTCACCGCCGCGGCCTCCCGGTCCACGGTCAGCGCACGCAGACCAACGCCCGCACCCGCAAGGGCAAGAAGAAGACCGTGGCCGGTAAGAAGAAGGCCGGCAAGAAGTAG
- a CDS encoding adenylate kinase: protein MRAVLVGPPGAGKGTQAQILASELSIPKVSTGDIFRANVSGGTELGKRAKSYMDRGDLVPDEVTNEMVRARLGEPDAREGFLLDGFPRNVAQAETLDGMLKEMGSALDAVLELKVDEDEVVKRLSGRRSCRECGRVYHLDYDPPAEEGVCDACGGELYQRDDDREDVIRHRLQVYREQTEPLVAFYADKGVLVTIEAIGEVTEVTGRALAALGTGS from the coding sequence GTGCGTGCCGTACTTGTGGGTCCCCCGGGTGCCGGGAAAGGCACCCAGGCCCAGATCCTGGCGTCAGAACTGTCCATCCCCAAGGTGTCCACCGGGGACATCTTCCGGGCCAACGTGAGTGGCGGTACCGAGCTCGGCAAGCGCGCCAAGAGCTACATGGACCGCGGGGACCTCGTACCCGACGAGGTCACCAACGAGATGGTGCGCGCCCGGCTCGGCGAGCCGGACGCCCGCGAGGGCTTCCTGCTCGACGGGTTCCCGCGCAACGTCGCCCAGGCGGAGACGCTGGACGGCATGCTCAAGGAGATGGGCAGCGCGCTGGACGCGGTCCTTGAGCTCAAGGTCGACGAGGACGAGGTGGTCAAGCGCCTCTCCGGGCGCCGCTCCTGCCGGGAGTGCGGCCGGGTGTACCACCTCGACTACGACCCGCCGGCCGAGGAGGGCGTCTGCGACGCCTGCGGCGGCGAGCTCTACCAGCGCGACGACGACCGCGAGGACGTCATCCGGCACCGGCTCCAGGTGTACCGGGAGCAGACCGAGCCGCTGGTCGCCTTCTACGCGGACAAGGGCGTCCTGGTGACCATCGAGGCGATCGGCGAGGTCACCGAGGTCACCGGCAGAGCGCTGGCCGCGCTCGGGACCGGGTCCTGA
- the rplO gene encoding 50S ribosomal protein L15, with protein MSENNSDELLKLHHLRPAPGSNKSRTRKGRGEASKGKTAGRGTKGTKARSTVPVGFEGGQMPLIRRVPKLKGFSNAKFRKEYQVVNLDKLAELYPQGGEVTVADLVAKGAVRKNQLVKVLGTGEISVAVQVSADAFSASAKEKIAAAGGTATEL; from the coding sequence ATGAGCGAGAACAACTCCGACGAGCTGCTCAAGCTCCACCACCTGCGCCCGGCCCCCGGCTCCAACAAGTCCCGGACCCGCAAGGGCCGCGGCGAGGCGTCCAAGGGCAAGACCGCCGGCCGCGGCACCAAGGGCACCAAGGCCCGCTCCACCGTGCCGGTCGGGTTCGAGGGCGGCCAGATGCCGCTGATCCGGCGGGTGCCGAAGCTCAAGGGCTTCAGCAACGCGAAGTTCCGCAAGGAGTACCAGGTGGTCAACCTGGACAAGCTCGCGGAGCTGTACCCGCAGGGCGGCGAGGTCACCGTCGCCGACCTGGTCGCCAAGGGCGCGGTTCGCAAGAACCAGCTCGTGAAGGTGCTGGGCACCGGGGAGATCTCCGTGGCCGTGCAGGTGAGCGCCGACGCGTTCTCCGCCTCGGCCAAGGAGAAGATCGCTGCGGCCGGTGGCACCGCCACCGAGCTGTAG
- the rplM gene encoding 50S ribosomal protein L13: MRTYSPKPSDVQRQWHVIDASDVVLGRLASHVATLLRGKHKTYYAPHIDTGDFVIVVNAEKVALTGRKREQKRAYRHSGYPGGLRSVSYSDLLEKHPERAIEKAVKGMLPKGSLGRQMAKKLKVYAGSEHPHQAQKPVPFEITKIDQPA, from the coding sequence GTGCGCACATACAGCCCCAAGCCCAGCGATGTCCAGCGTCAGTGGCACGTCATCGACGCCAGCGATGTCGTGCTCGGCCGGCTGGCCAGCCACGTCGCAACGCTGCTCCGAGGCAAGCACAAGACCTACTACGCGCCCCACATCGACACGGGCGACTTCGTGATCGTCGTGAACGCCGAGAAGGTCGCGCTGACCGGTCGCAAGCGGGAGCAGAAGCGGGCCTACCGGCACTCCGGCTACCCGGGCGGTCTCCGCTCCGTCTCCTACAGCGACCTGCTCGAAAAGCACCCCGAGCGGGCCATCGAGAAGGCCGTCAAGGGCATGCTCCCCAAGGGTTCCCTCGGTCGCCAGATGGCCAAGAAGCTGAAGGTCTACGCCGGGTCGGAGCACCCGCACCAGGCCCAGAAGCCGGTGCCGTTCGAAATCACCAAGATCGACCAGCCCGCCTAG
- the rpsI gene encoding 30S ribosomal protein S9 — translation MVEPTGIEDVQEFDGSEEFPAEYTSESAPETGAAYVPTASGPGAGTGRRKQAVARVRITPGAGEWKINGKPLETYFPDKVHQQEIKEPLVALGFEDAYDVFARLHGGGTSGQAGALRHGIARALAGLDPENNRPTLKKAGFLTRDAREVERKKAGLKKARKAPQFSKR, via the coding sequence GTGGTCGAGCCCACCGGCATCGAAGACGTCCAGGAATTCGACGGGAGCGAGGAGTTCCCCGCCGAGTACACCAGCGAGTCCGCTCCGGAGACCGGTGCGGCCTATGTCCCCACCGCCTCCGGCCCCGGCGCCGGCACCGGCCGCCGCAAGCAGGCCGTCGCCCGCGTCCGGATCACCCCGGGCGCCGGTGAGTGGAAGATCAACGGCAAGCCGCTGGAGACCTACTTCCCGGACAAGGTCCACCAGCAGGAGATCAAGGAGCCGCTGGTCGCGCTGGGCTTCGAGGACGCCTACGACGTCTTCGCCCGGCTGCACGGCGGCGGCACCAGCGGCCAGGCCGGCGCGCTGCGGCACGGCATCGCCCGCGCCCTCGCCGGGCTGGACCCGGAGAACAACCGTCCGACCCTGAAGAAGGCCGGCTTCCTCACCCGCGACGCCCGCGAGGTCGAGCGGAAGAAGGCCGGTCTCAAGAAGGCCCGCAAGGCTCCGCAGTTCTCCAAGCGCTGA
- the truA gene encoding tRNA pseudouridine(38-40) synthase TruA → MPTEDAAGGAGPETVRIRLDIAYDGSGFSGWAVQPGRRTVQGVLQDALARVLRVPEAQLTVAGRTDAGVHARGQAAHADVAAAAWAAEGERVLRRLAGVLPPDVRVTAVRPAPDGFDARFSPLYRRYVYRVDDTPSGVDPLRRHDVLWHKRPLDADRMNRAAALLVGEHDFAAFCKRREGATTVRELQRLEWVREGGHRYAATVQADAFCHNMVRALIGAMLAVGDGRRPVEWPAEVLAAAVRDPAVHVVAPHGLSLEEVAYPPDTDLAARARLTRRVRTLPAPEPRQPFGP, encoded by the coding sequence ATGCCCACCGAAGACGCCGCCGGCGGGGCCGGCCCGGAGACGGTCCGGATCCGCCTGGACATCGCCTACGACGGCTCCGGCTTCTCCGGGTGGGCGGTGCAGCCGGGCCGGCGCACCGTCCAGGGGGTGCTGCAGGACGCCCTGGCCCGGGTGCTGCGGGTGCCGGAGGCGCAGCTGACCGTCGCCGGCCGCACCGACGCGGGCGTGCACGCCCGCGGGCAGGCGGCGCACGCCGACGTGGCCGCGGCGGCCTGGGCCGCGGAGGGGGAGCGGGTGCTGCGCCGGCTGGCCGGGGTGCTCCCGCCGGACGTGCGGGTCACCGCGGTGCGGCCCGCCCCGGACGGCTTCGACGCCCGGTTCTCCCCGCTGTACCGGCGCTACGTGTACCGGGTGGACGACACCCCGAGCGGGGTCGACCCGCTCCGCCGGCACGACGTGCTCTGGCACAAGCGCCCGCTGGACGCCGACCGGATGAACCGCGCCGCGGCGCTGCTGGTGGGCGAGCACGACTTCGCGGCGTTCTGCAAGCGCCGGGAGGGCGCCACCACGGTCCGGGAGCTGCAGCGCCTGGAGTGGGTGCGGGAGGGCGGCCACCGGTACGCGGCCACGGTGCAGGCCGACGCCTTCTGCCACAACATGGTCCGCGCGCTGATCGGCGCGATGCTCGCGGTCGGCGACGGCCGCCGCCCGGTGGAGTGGCCGGCCGAGGTGCTGGCCGCCGCGGTCCGCGACCCCGCGGTGCACGTCGTCGCCCCGCACGGGCTGAGCCTGGAGGAGGTCGCCTACCCGCCCGACACCGACCTCGCCGCCCGCGCCCGGCTCACCCGCCGAGTCCGCACCCTGCCGGCCCCGGAACCGCGGCAGCCGTTCGGTCCCTGA
- the rplQ gene encoding 50S ribosomal protein L17: MPTPTKGARLGSGPAHERLMLANLATSLFQHGRIKTTEAKAKRLRPYAEKLITLGKRGDLHARRQVLRTITDKAVVHELFTVIGPRFENREGGYTRITKIGPRKGDNAPMAVIELVEALSRPAAKTVKAEEAPKAEEAAPKAEETPAEEAPAEEQAEAKADEK; the protein is encoded by the coding sequence ATGCCCACGCCAACGAAGGGGGCCCGCCTGGGCTCCGGGCCGGCTCATGAGCGGCTCATGCTGGCGAACCTGGCGACCTCGCTGTTCCAGCACGGCCGCATCAAGACCACGGAGGCCAAGGCCAAGCGCCTGCGTCCGTACGCGGAGAAGCTCATCACCCTGGGCAAGCGCGGCGACCTGCACGCCCGCCGCCAGGTGCTGCGCACGATCACCGACAAGGCCGTCGTGCACGAGCTGTTCACCGTGATCGGCCCGCGGTTCGAGAACCGCGAGGGCGGCTACACCCGGATCACCAAGATCGGGCCGCGCAAGGGCGACAACGCCCCGATGGCCGTCATCGAGCTGGTCGAGGCGCTGAGCCGCCCGGCCGCCAAGACGGTCAAGGCCGAGGAGGCCCCCAAGGCGGAGGAGGCCGCTCCGAAGGCGGAGGAGACCCCCGCCGAGGAGGCTCCGGCCGAGGAGCAGGCCGAGGCGAAGGCCGACGAGAAGTAG
- the rplF gene encoding 50S ribosomal protein L6 gives MSRIGRLPVSVPKGVEVTIDGQDVTVKGPKGTLHHTVTEPITVERQEDGRVVLARPDDKPETRSLHGLNRALIANLVEGVSKGFTKTLEIHGVGYRVQAKGSNLEFSLGYSHPVVVEPPEGITFRVEKPTLLHVEGIDKQLVGQVAANIRGLRKPDPYKKKGVRYQGEQIRSKAGKAGK, from the coding sequence ATGTCGCGTATTGGTCGACTGCCGGTCTCGGTCCCCAAGGGCGTCGAAGTCACGATTGACGGGCAGGACGTCACTGTCAAGGGGCCGAAGGGCACGCTGCACCACACGGTGACCGAGCCGATCACGGTCGAGAGGCAGGAGGACGGCCGCGTCGTCCTGGCTCGCCCGGACGACAAGCCGGAGACCCGTTCGCTGCACGGCCTCAACCGCGCACTCATCGCCAACCTGGTCGAGGGCGTCTCCAAGGGCTTCACCAAGACCCTGGAGATCCACGGCGTCGGTTACCGGGTCCAGGCCAAGGGCTCCAACCTGGAGTTCTCCCTGGGCTACAGCCACCCCGTCGTGGTCGAGCCGCCGGAGGGCATCACCTTCCGGGTGGAGAAGCCGACCCTGCTGCACGTCGAGGGGATCGACAAGCAGCTCGTCGGCCAGGTCGCCGCGAACATCCGCGGTCTGCGCAAGCCCGACCCGTACAAGAAGAAGGGCGTGCGGTACCAGGGCGAGCAGATCCGCTCCAAGGCGGGGAAGGCTGGTAAGTAA
- the infA gene encoding translation initiation factor IF-1: MAKKDGAIEIEGSVIESLPNAMFRVELDNGHKVLAHISGKMRMHYIRILPDDRVVVELSPYDLTRGRIVYRYK, from the coding sequence ATGGCTAAGAAAGACGGCGCCATCGAGATCGAGGGCTCCGTTATCGAGTCCCTACCCAACGCGATGTTCCGAGTGGAGCTCGACAACGGGCACAAGGTCCTTGCCCACATCAGCGGCAAGATGCGGATGCACTACATCCGCATCCTCCCCGACGACCGCGTCGTCGTGGAGCTGAGCCCGTACGACCTCACCCGCGGGCGCATCGTTTACCGCTACAAGTAG
- the rplR gene encoding 50S ribosomal protein L18, whose amino-acid sequence MAKSSTAVRKGTAARTASRARRHLRVRKKVTGTEARPRLVVTRSSKHIVAQIVDDTKGHTLVSASTLDASLRSAEGTKTEKSQKVGELIAQRAKDAGVSAVVFDRGGNRYHGRIAALAEGARSGGLEF is encoded by the coding sequence ATGGCGAAGAGCTCGACCGCGGTCCGCAAGGGCACCGCCGCGCGCACGGCCTCCCGGGCCCGCCGGCACCTGCGGGTCCGCAAGAAGGTCACCGGCACCGAGGCGCGTCCGCGCCTGGTGGTCACCCGCTCCTCCAAGCACATCGTCGCCCAGATCGTGGACGACACCAAGGGCCACACCCTGGTGTCCGCCTCCACCCTGGACGCCTCGCTGCGCTCTGCGGAGGGCACCAAGACCGAGAAGTCGCAGAAGGTCGGCGAGCTGATCGCTCAGCGCGCCAAGGACGCCGGTGTCAGCGCCGTCGTCTTCGACCGCGGCGGCAACCGGTACCACGGCCGCATCGCCGCCCTCGCCGAGGGTGCGCGCTCCGGCGGGCTGGAGTTCTAA